The DNA segment CCCGCCCTCGGCACCGGGAACGGAACCCCCGGGAACGGCACCGGGCATCGCCCCCGGCACCGGGCGTCATCCCCTGGGAACGGCAGCGGGCATCATCCCCCGCCCCCCGCGACTGGCACCGGACATGTTCCACCAGGAACGGCCCCGGGAATGACCCCCGGGAACGGCCCCAGCACCGGCGACGTACACCGGGAACCGcacccggcaccgccgcccccccccccctcccccgtgcACCGGCACCGGGAGCGAACCCCCGGGAACCGGGTTACACCGGGTGCGCGTCCCCGTGCAAAGGCACCGGCCCCGGGCAAAGGTTGCCGGCATCGCCCCCCGGTAACGGCCcctcctcccggcccccccgggcagcgctgcccggaggggggggggcacggctccccccgcgcccacGGGTGagtgtgtcccccgtgtcccccgtccccgcggaggccccgccgggccgccccccccccgcggagCCGGGTCAGCCCCGGCAAGGAGTCGGTGCACCGGGGCCGGGGAGccacagggacacgggggacggggggacacggggggacacacacggCTGCGTGTTCTGGgcgtgggggacacgggggacacagcTCTGTCCGTGGTGGCACAGGGATGCTGGTGCGTaccgtggggatgggggacactggggacactggggacatggcTCCATCTGTAGTGGTACGGGGACGCCAGCACGTaccgtggggacaggggacacggccATGGGGTGGGGACACGCTTGTCTCCACGGCGGCATGGGGACATCACCGCACCTGCGGTGGCACGGGGACGCAGCTGGGGACGCAGTGGCGTGGGGAGGTGTCTGTGTCCCCACGGTGTTGGCGGTGTCACCTCAGCAGACGGAGACCCTGCAGGACCCTGCCGAGCTGGTGTCACCCCTCCCAGAGTGTCCCCACTGTGCGGCCACCAACGGTGGCCACTCCTGCCAGAAGGACGGTGGCCACTCCTGCCAGAAGGACGGTGGCTTCTTCTCCCAGTACCACCGGCACCATGGCTGCCCCTTGCCACCACCACGGCTGTCCCCTTGCCACCGCCATGGCTGTCCCCTCATCACCGCCGTGGCTGTCCCCTTGCCACCACCACGGGCATCCCCTCGTCACCATCACGGCTGTCCCCTTGCCACCACCGTGGCCGTCCCCTTGCCACCGCCATGGCTGTCCCCTCGTCAACGCCATGGCTGTCCCCTTGTCACCATCACGGCCGTCCCCTTGCCACCACCGTGGCCGTCCCCTCGTCACAAGCTGCCAACAAAGCACCCAGGAGCGCAGCCAGGGCGTCACCTACgggtgccccggggcggggggatggCACAGGGTGCGAGCAGCCTCCCGCCAGGCCCGGGGCACCCCGTGTGCCGCTCCCACGGCCCCGCGTGGCGCCGGCAGGTCCCGCGCAAACGCTGCGCGGGGCTGGCGCGGCCCCGGGCGGAAGCCCACGCCCGCGGCACGGAGCCCgcagggccgggggaggggggcggggggagggcaggggccggggggaggcccCGCGGGCCGCTCCCACGCGTGGCGCGGCGGCGGGTCAGAATCGCAGGGCGCTCAGCGGCCGCGGCCTCGCCTATCTGATCGACTcatcccgcccgccgccggccgccgcacAGCGCCCGCGGGCTTCGCGGCGCCGCTCTTCTcacctcggcccggcccggcccggcccggccgatCGAATAAGATCAACGTGTAGGGGGGGGCTGGCGCGCGCCTCGCACACCCGCCCGGCACCCGCACCGACACGCACCGACACGCACGCGGGCCTCGCACGCGCCTTGCACGCCCACACGCGCAcccacgcacacgcacaccccgCCACGCGCACCATCCGCCCGCGCGGCCGCCGcaccccgcccgcccgcgccccgcgccgccatTTTATAGCGCGGCCGCGCGGGGCACGACGGGAAGAGGCGGTGCGGGCCACGCCCCGCTCCagcgcgccccctggcggcgggaggacccgccccgcgcgcgcgcacgtacacacacacacacacacacacacacacacacacacacacacacacacacgtacacgtacacacacgtacacacatatacacacgtgtacacgtacacacacatatacacacgtgtacacgtacacacacacacgtgtacacgtacacacacgtacacacacacgtgtacacacgtgtacacgtacacacacacatatacacacgtgtacacgtacacacacgtacacacacacgtgtacacacgtgtacacgcacacacacatacacacgtgtacatgtacacacacgtacacacacgtgtacacgtacacacacatacacacgtgtacacgtacacacacatacacacgtgtaCACACGTgtacacgtacacacacatacacacacgtacacacacacatgcatgtgcacagGGCGCGCCCCCCCACTTGTGCCCCGGgagtgtgtgtgcacgcgtgtgtgcgtgtgtgttcaCAGGCACCGCGGCCCTGCGTGCTCGTGCCGTGCACACGCGTGCACGCAGCCTGGCTTTGCGCactcgccccctccccggggcgcgCACACAGGCACGGAGCGTGCCCAGCCTCACGCGCGTGTGCCCGCCGCACCCCTCAGCCGTCCACCGCCCCCCCCGGGCACGCGCGTGGCCTCGCACACCCCTGCCCTGCAGAGGCGGGGGGTGCGCGCCCCTTGCACGCTCGCCCCTGGGTGTGCACGGCCCCCGCGCCCCTCACCGAGCAGCCGAATCGCTCCCGCTCCTGAACCGCtcccatggggcaggaggagccggcCCCGGAGCCCCTCACCCCACAGCAGCTCCTCgccccccgggagcccccacCCCACAGgagccagccccacagcagcccctcaccccatggaacccccccaccccacaggagccagccccacagcagcccctcgCCCCACAGGACCCCTCACCCAACAGgagccagccccacagcagcccctcgccccctGGGACACGTCACCCCACAGgagccagccccacagcagcccctcgccccccgggacccctcgCCCCACGGGAGGGAGCCATCGCTGCCCGCAGGGGAACCCCCACTTTATTTGCACATCGCGGTCCAGCATTTACACACCGGGGGGTCACAAACCCCGCAGCTACAGGGGGGAGACCCCCGCCCAGGGACCCCGCGCGCTCCCGGGGGAGCAGGGAAATCCCGCTGGTGAGGAGGGGccccgcccgctgccggcccccCCAGTCCCGCGGCAGGAGGCCACGCTGTCCCCCGTGAGCCGCGGCTCCGCCGGGACACGGTGCTCGGCGTCGGAAAAAGGCGCTCACGGCACACGGCCGGGTCTCCCCTCTCGCCGAGGGGCTGGCACGCCGagcccctcgcccgccgccccgtTGCACGCCCGGGAACTCCCCTTCCGGCAGCGTAAAGGCGGCCCGGTGGCACCCatcgccgcccggccccgccgagggggACGAGGTGGGTTCAAGCAGGGTGCCGGGCCATGGCGGCTCCCCAGGGCCGCCACAGGCAGGGTCCAGGCTGGTGGCAGGGCGGTCGGGGTCGGTACCGGGGTCTCTGGTCGTCGTCGTCGCCGCTGCCGGCGGGTCCCCGCGGGGTCACTTCACCACCAGGACGTAGAAAGCCATGAGGACGCAGGAGATGGCCACGGCCACGTGCAGCCGGGTGCCGATGACGGCAGCTGCGGGGTCCGGGCAGAGAGAGCGGGGTGAGCTGGGGTGGGCGCGGAGGGTCCCCCGTGCTGGCCCGAGACCCTCgcccccgcgtccccgtcccggcccccccgtgtccccgtctcACCCTTGTAGAAGACGCCCCAGACGCCGCGCTTCTCCGAGAGCAGCCAGGCCTTGAGGCGCGGCACCTTCCGCAGGTAGGCGCAGGTGCAGACCAGGAGCAGCCCGAACACCAGCAGCCCGTCCAGCGAGTACACTGCGGGGGGCCTCAGCGGGGACGGGCCACCCGCACCCCGGGGGCACCCCGGCCTCCCAACTTCGGCCCCCCAAAGGGCCCTggcctcccagctcccccccgccccgaggtgGATCCAAacctcccagctccccccccaAAGAGGAGCCAAggcctcccagctccctccctaaAGGGACCCcggccccccagggcccccccgcAAAGCACCCAGGCCCCTCCGCTCCCGCCACCGGGGGACCCAGGCCTCCCGGCTCCCCCCCACGAAAGCACCCAgatctccccgctcccccccgcaaAGGACCcaggccccccagctcccccctcccccggggcccCCGGCCGCccagctgcccccccgcccccgaggaCCCAGAtctcccagctccccccctcAACGCGCACCccggcccccagctcccccccccaaaagcagccagggcccccagctcccccctcccccgggcaCCCCGGCCTCCCAGCTTCGGCCCCCCAAAGGGTCCcggccccccagctccccccccgaGGTGGATCCgagcctcccagctcccccccaaAGGGGAGCCAAggcctcccagctccctccctaaagggaccccggccccccgggcccccccgcaaAGCACCCAGGCCCCTCCGCTCCCGCCCCCGGGGACCCAGgcctcccggctcccccccgcaAAGGCCCCTAGCTCCCCCGTCCCGGGGGTCCCGgacctcccagctcctcccccgccccgcagcgGCCCGGCGTCCGAGTGTCCGGTCACCCCCCGCCGTGCCGCCCCTCACCGTTGgtcatggcggcggcgggggctccccccagcgctccccggcccggcggcgctgcgcatgcgcggggccccctcccccccctccgcGGCCAACGCGACACCGGAAGCCGCAGGCGCGGCCGGTCGCGTGCCGATGGCGCCAGGCGCGGCCAGCCGACCACCGAGCCGCCGGGCGGGGAAACCGAGCCGCCCTGCGGGAGCAGGCGGCCTCAATCGAGCGCCTATGGATGGGGGGGGGGCAAcaccagtatggcccagtacccGCCCCAACAGCCCCTGTGCACCCAGGGACTGCCAGGGTGCACCCCTGTGCAcccagtccccatcccagtcccccaGTAACCCCCGGTCCTCCCACTAACTCCCCTGTGCTCCCAGTTCCCATCCCGGCCCCCAGTGGCCCCAGgcttcccagtgctccccagtgctccccagtgctccccagtacaCCCAGTCCCCAACCCCGACCTCCCATAACCCCCAGGTTGCCCAGTAACTCCCAGTCTCCCCATACCCCCCGTTCTCCCACAGCATCCAGTCCCTATCCCAGCCCTCCCAGTAATTGCCAGtccccccagtaacccccagtgacCCCCATATCCCAGTACCTCCAGTAATCCCCAGTCCCCTAGTAACTCCGTGTGCCAcccagtccccctcccagtcccccccataAGCCCTGTCTCCCAAATGACCCCCAGTGCACCCAGTAACTCCCAGCACCTCCCCTAACCCCCAGTGCACCCAGTCCCCAACCCAGTTTCCCCAGTAACCCCCAGCCTGCCCAATAACCCCCATAATCCAGTGAGACCAGTGTCCATAGCAGACCCAGTGCCCCCAGTGAGACCAGTGCCCCCAGCAGACCCAGTGCCCCCAGTGGGACCAGTGCCCCCAGCAGTCCCAGTACCCCCAGGGAGACCAGTGCCCCCAGcagtcccagtgcccccagtgagaccagtgcccccagcagacccagtgcccccagtgagaccagtgctcccagcagtcccagtgcccccagtgagACCAGTGCCCCCAGCAGACCCACTGCCTCCAGTGTTCCCAGCAGACCCAGTGCCCCCAGTGGAACCAGTGCCCCCAGCAGACCCAGTGCCCCCAGTGAGACCAGTGCTTCCAGCAGACCCAGTGCCCTCGGTGAGACCAGTGCCCCCAGCAGACCCAGTGCCCCAAGTGGGACCGGTGTCcccagcagcggcggcgggcgcggtgcCACCAGCGCTGCGCAGGACACGTGTCACCGTCCCCTCGGCCCGTCAGGGCTAATCCCGAGGCTTAATGGCTTTTGCTGATAGGAGCGAGGCCACCGTCACCGTCACCGGCGGAGCACACGGGGCCATCAGCCAGGCTCCGCGGAGCCGGCACCCGGCCCGTGTCCCTGCGTCCCCGGCCCCCCAGGGCACGGGGACAAGAGCCGCCCGCATCGGGGACATGGGGCTGTCGCAGAGCAAGAGGGTGAGTGGTGGCAGCTGGCTGGGACAcccgggggacagggacaccctcGTGCCCTGGGCTGGGCCCCCCATCTCCtgtgctgggggtggcaggggacaacGGGGGCCACCCCACGACCTGTCCCCGGGTGCCACGTTGATGACCCAGAGCCAAATGTCTGGCTGTCCCATGCCACCCCAGGCGTTCAGCCTGGGGACCCCTCGCCATCCTTAGGTTCCAGAGTTAACAGAAAATACccatcctgctctccctcccttgcACCCACCCACCAcagccagccccgagcccccagcggggagggacacggggggtgacTCTGTCCCCGTGGGTGACAGCCATGGACGGACAGAGGATGTCCAACCCCGGAGAACCcgtggctgtgccccctcctgtgctgggggggatgggggtgaCGAGCAGGGACCTGGCGgtgtcccctgccgtgtccccagcCCGGGGAGGACCCGGAGCCAGGGCCCCGCCGAGTGTCCCTCTCTGACCCTGCTCTTTGCCTTTGCCAGGGTGACGACAAAGCCCCGAGGAGCAGCACGGTGCCGGGTGGGTGCTGCCGGCActggggcacggggccggggctgtgGGACCCGGGGGAACGGGGgcctgggggtgatggggaccccaggggtgatggggacctgggggtgatggggacaccacgggtgatggggacctgggggtgatggggaccccgggggtgatggggacaccaggggtgatggggacctgggggtgatggggaccccgggggtgatggggacaccacgggtgatggggacaccaggggtgatggggacctgggggtgatggggacaccaCGGGTGATGGGGACCCCAGGCGTGATGGGGACCccgggggtgatggggacaccaggggtgatggggacctgggggtgatggggacaccaggggtgatggggacaccagggacaatGGGGACCTGGAGGCGATGGGGACCCCAAGGAGTAATGGGGACCCTGAGGGCTGATGAACACCCCAGGGGTgatggggaccccagggacaaTGGGGACCTGAGGGGTGATGGGCACCCAACGGGTGGTGGGCACCCCAGGGGATGATGGGGCCCCCAAGGGGTGATGGGAGGACATGGGGACCATAGggtggcctggggacagggacacttgGACACAGGGATCCTGGAGGGTGCCAGGTGCTGCAGGACAGTGTGTGGGGACCCTGGGCTGTGACACCCCGAGACCCCCGGGCTGGGGGACACCAAGGCTGGTGCCCAGGATCTCGCCCTGCGCTGGCATGTGGCTCCAGGCAAGGGAGCTGGGCAGCATCACCGCGTCCCCTGGTGACTCTGTCCCAGGTTGTCCCACTCCTCATGGTGACCCCATACCCCAATGACCCCATCCCCAGTGATCCTCTGCCACTGGTGACCCATCCCCTGGTGACCCCATGCTCTTGGTGACCCCATCCCTTGGTGACCCCGTCCCATGGTGACCCTGTCCCTCAGTGACCCCATCCCCTGGTGACCCCATCCCATGGTGACCCCATCCCATGGTGACCCATCCCATGGTGACCCCATCCCATGGTGACCCCATCCCATGGTGACCCCATCCCTTGGTGACCCCATCCCCTGGTGAGCCCATCCCATGGTGACCCCATCCCATGGTGACCCCATCCCCTGGTGAGCCCATCCCTCGCTGATCCCCATCACCCCTCCAGAGGGTGACGGGACCGATGTCCTCTCCCCGGACACGGCCACCGATGGCCACCGGGGCCTCATCCAGCCCAGGAAGGTGCCAAACCCGATGCGGGAGTCCCGGAGTCACCGGGAGCTGCACCGGGAGCTGCTCTTCAGCCACAGCAGGTGAGCGGGGACGGGACCCAGGGTGTGGGGACGGGACAGTCCCCAGCTGGGTGGCCAGGTGGGGGTGGCCCCGTTGAAGTCCATCTGTCCGTCCCCCCAGGGGCATCCTGCCCCGGCACAGGGCCGAGCTCCCGCAGGTGCTGGAGAGCCGGCGGCTGCGGCAGCTGAGGGAGGAGCTGCGGGGACCCCCCTCCgacctggagcagcagctgaggaaacgCCACCAGAGGCTTGAGGAGGTCTGtgctgtccctctgtcccccgtCCGTCTGTCCCAGCCCTCCATCCCTacacccagcccagccctgctgccttcaCCTCACCATtctccgtccatccatccatccatccatccatccacccttcatccctccctccatcctcccatCCATCCACCTGTgccaccatccatccatcccttcctccATGCACGCAtgcctccatccatccatctgtccatccatacgtccgtccatccatccatctacccATCATCTACCCATCTACCTATCTATAtgtccttccatccatccatccatccacctgtCCATCCAACCTTCCAtgcatccacccatccacccatgcATCCACCCTCCCATCCATCCACCCAGCCCCCCTTCGGCCCCCATCCATTCCTCATGATTTGGGGGGTGGCTGAGGGAGGCCACACCATGGGGACAGTTGGGAGAGGCCAGGTCATGGGGACAGTTGAGTGATGGCCGGGCTGTTGGGACAGTTGGGTTGAGGAACGGCCAGGGGAGGCTGGAGTTGGGGGGTGGCTGAGGGAAGCTGCGTTGGAGGGATGGGTCAAGGGATGGTCAAAGGGTGGCCAGGTCATGGGGACAGCTAATGGAGCCCGGGCTGATGGGACACCCAGCTCAGGAGATGGCCATGTCATGGGGACAGTTGATGGAGCCTGGGTTGATGGGGCACCCAGGTCAGGAGATGGCCATGTCATGGGGACAGTTGATGGAGCCTGGGTTGATGGGGCACCCAGGTCAGGAGATGGCCAGGTCATGGGGACGGCCGAGGGGACCCAGACTGGGACCCATGGCCGCCCCTCCTGGGCCCCACCTACCGCAGCACGAgcgggaggcagcagcggggccggaTCCGGACCCTCGCCCCGAGTTCCTGCTGGTGCGGGACAGCCTGAGGAAGATGAAGCTGGTGGAGCCAGGCGCCTGGCAGACGTGAGCAGGAGCCAGCCCGGCAGAGCGGGGGGCCGCTCCCccgcgaccccccccccccccccggcggcacGCCGGGCTGCCCCCATCCCCGGCACGTCCTGGCGCTGGGAACGGTGCTCGGCGCCGTCATTCTGGGAGAGCTCGTGGTCAGGGGCGGCCGCGGGTACCGCTGCCTCGGCATCCTCAAAGCAGTGAGAACCGCCGTGCCAGGGGCTGGAATGAgctggcagagccggggcagTGCCGGGGGCGGCGTGGGGACGCGGCGGGCAACGGTCTCACCCCGACCTGCACCTGCTCCAGCTCGCtcggaaaaaaataaaaaaacaaacaagaaaataaacgttttcatctggttttcttGATGCAAATGTgccggggacggggatggggacagcgatGGGGTGGCGTTGGCTTGGGGTGACGGTGCGCGGTGGGGATGGAGGGCGGCCACGGCGGGAGAGACGCAGGGTGGGTTGGCGGCCAGTGGCTCGGTTTGGTGGTGGTCCCACCGGCCCAGATGCAGGTTGGTGTCCACCCAAGGCCTTCAGCCATCCCCCGGTAGCGTGCAgccttcctccccgccccccccaccccggtctTCTTCTGCCCTCTCcttttttgggggtttctttcttctcatttttctttttttctgtttccaaaattaaACATGCTTCACCTCCTGCCCCTTCTACCCCGCAGCCCTTGCCCCGTTGGAAAGGAAGTGCGAGACGCTGTTTTTGAGCAGATCTCAGATCAACAACCCAACCGCTGGGCGCGGTGAGCACCGCCCCGGGCACCGGGGAGGGCACCCGACCACCGCCATGGCTCCCGAGGAGTTCGCCAGCTCGGCTGACTACGATTACCCACCGGTGACCAACGTGACGGGGAACCGGGAGGTCTCCTCTGGGTGGGAGGTCTTCTTCACATCTGTCTTCATCCCCATCCTCTactccttcatcttcctcctcgGCCTTGTGGGGAACCTCTTTGTCATTGTGCTGATGGCCAAGAGGAGCGGGGGCAAGAGGATGGTGGACACCTTCGTGCTGAACCTGGCGGTGGCTGATGTCATCTTCGTCTGCACCTTGCCCTTCTgggtggcggcgggggc comes from the Mycteria americana isolate JAX WOST 10 ecotype Jacksonville Zoo and Gardens chromosome 20, USCA_MyAme_1.0, whole genome shotgun sequence genome and includes:
- the TMEM167B gene encoding protein kish-B, yielding MTNVYSLDGLLVFGLLLVCTCAYLRKVPRLKAWLLSEKRGVWGVFYKAAVIGTRLHVAVAISCVLMAFYVLVVK
- the LOC142419225 gene encoding protein FAM107B-like, translating into MAFADRSEATVTVTGGAHGAISQAPRSRHPARVPASPAPQGTGTRAARIGDMGLSQSKRGDDKAPRSSTVPEGDGTDVLSPDTATDGHRGLIQPRKVPNPMRESRSHRELHRELLFSHSRGILPRHRAELPQVLESRRLRQLREELRGPPSDLEQQLRKRHQRLEEHEREAAAGPDPDPRPEFLLVRDSLRKMKLVEPGAWQT